From one Sparus aurata chromosome 16, fSpaAur1.1, whole genome shotgun sequence genomic stretch:
- the cnih1 gene encoding protein cornichon homolog 1 isoform X1: MAFTFAAFCYMLALLLTAALIFFAIWHIIAFDELKTDYKNPIDQCNTLNPTVEKVKKIKRVKIALKLVLPEYLIHFFFCVMFFCAAEWLTLCLNLPLLAYHVWRYMSRPVMSCPGLYDPTTIMNADILAFCQKEGWCKLAFYLLSFFYYLYGMIYVLVSS; encoded by the exons ATGGCGTTCACATTCGCGGCCTTTTGTTACATGCTCGCTCTGCTGCTCACGGCGGCGCTTATCTTCTTCGCTATCTGGCAT ATAATAGCATTTGATGAGCTGAAGACTGATTACAAGAATCCTATAGATCAGTGTAACACTTTAAATCCG ACAGTTGAAAAGGTCAAAAAGATTAAAAGAGTCAAAATTGCATTAAAG CTGGTGCTCCCAGAGTATCTCAtccacttcttcttctgcgtGATGTTCTTCTGTGCGGCCGAGTGGCTCACCCTCTGTCTCAACTTGCCGCTGCTGGCTTATCATGTCTGGAG GTACATGAGCAGACCTGTGATGAGCTGTCCAGGACTCTACGACCCAACAACCATCATGAACGCTGACATCCTGGCGTTCTGTCAAAAAGAAGGCTGGTGCAAACTGGCTTTCTACCTCCTGTCATTCTTCTACTATCTCTACGG GATGATTTATGTTCTGGTGAGCTCTTAA
- the cnih1 gene encoding protein cornichon homolog 1 isoform X2 produces the protein MAFTFAAFCYMLALLLTAALIFFAIWHIIAFDELKTDYKNPIDQCNTLNPLVLPEYLIHFFFCVMFFCAAEWLTLCLNLPLLAYHVWRYMSRPVMSCPGLYDPTTIMNADILAFCQKEGWCKLAFYLLSFFYYLYGMIYVLVSS, from the exons ATGGCGTTCACATTCGCGGCCTTTTGTTACATGCTCGCTCTGCTGCTCACGGCGGCGCTTATCTTCTTCGCTATCTGGCAT ATAATAGCATTTGATGAGCTGAAGACTGATTACAAGAATCCTATAGATCAGTGTAACACTTTAAATCCG CTGGTGCTCCCAGAGTATCTCAtccacttcttcttctgcgtGATGTTCTTCTGTGCGGCCGAGTGGCTCACCCTCTGTCTCAACTTGCCGCTGCTGGCTTATCATGTCTGGAG GTACATGAGCAGACCTGTGATGAGCTGTCCAGGACTCTACGACCCAACAACCATCATGAACGCTGACATCCTGGCGTTCTGTCAAAAAGAAGGCTGGTGCAAACTGGCTTTCTACCTCCTGTCATTCTTCTACTATCTCTACGG GATGATTTATGTTCTGGTGAGCTCTTAA
- the LOC115597696 gene encoding rho guanine nucleotide exchange factor 33 isoform X1, with translation MKPQEAELVTEISKLQCMVSELKTGFTSALLELSQIQHGDTYLREEMEENRRSCQKKALHLEALVESLREELGVMQCQILQLYSNRQRPLQEGKSSSSKHRDSDPADSSCERRQCECSSAPPACLSRGKLLLHCFLQGLKAGLNEGTDARHQVAMQLLHSEWEYVSTLNQLYDKYRSPPAHLMTAEPYQTYLKFVEQLLQRHLLFRNTLQERLSAEHWKSLVGDILVQLIGQNDTAFSDMYLGYTTTLASFLSLEFRRLNQAEKSHKTQNGQMEREEMKLLSLLLAPVSRIHSYLSHIQNLLQWTGKEHPDCSLLLGTERALRSILSRCHVTLEEDVRWEEGEASGQSSCSDAVAGGSSSNCCRRSQQTRDCQQESTAAAQRDDPQAVGLTNGVDACHSMRLECWSCSPVRRKDCGRDRTAPIQPGRDCGHACCSLLTPDAAAWGENSDSGQGTFSQTTGNATNGLEPPHDDHEDCETDADDTSAFDYSSVTSCSPDGTLRREISNSEEDSGEDSQVPVLLKPSYSQQQQQQQQSREAPRERTVCLRWQIPRLTPHPPLRTTAGPCVDGPKPCLVSSYGKRLVSVRKGSPPLHPKSAFRPIWDDPSKQADSAPEKDSRQGFIPIQATTRQSFQTFNSNRENLRPGLPHQRGNHAAVMSGGGLWDDSEDSEGPCSTV, from the exons ATGAAGCCTCAGGAGGCCGAGCTCGTCACCGAGATCTCCAAG TTACAATGCATGGTGTCGGAGTTGAAGACGGGCTTCACCAGCGCTCTGCTGGAGCTCAGTCAGATCCAACATGGAGACACGTACCTGcgggaggagatggaggagaaccGGAGGAGCTGCCAGAAGAAAGCGCTTCACCTGGAGGCCCTGGTGGAGTCACTGAGG GAGGAACTTGGCGTGATGCAGTGTCAGATCCTGCAGCTGTACAGCAACAGACAGAGACCGCTGCAGGAGGGGAAGAGCTCCTCATCCAAACACAGAGACAG TGATCCAGCGGACTCGTCCTGTGAGCGGAGACAGTGCGAGTGTTCGTCTGCTCCGCCCGCCTGTCTGTCCAGAGGGAAACTGCTCCTCCACTGTTTCCTGCAGGGCCTCAAGGCAGGACTGAATGAAGGCACAG ATGCGCGACATCAGGTGGCGATGCAGCTTCTCCACTCTGAGTGGGAGTACGTGTCGACTTTAAACCAGCTGTACGACAAATACAGATCGCCACCGGCTCACCTCATGACAGCGGAGCCATA TCAGACGTATCTGAAGTTTgtggagcagctgctgcagagacatcTGCTCTTCAGAAACACCCTGCAGGAGCGACTGTCCGCCGAACACTGGAAGTCTCTGGTCGGAGACATCCTGGTGCAGCTCATCGGACAGAACGAC ACAGCCTTCTCCGACATGTACCTCGGATACACGACCACCCTGGCGTCGTTCCTCTCGCTGGAGTTCAGACGACTAAATCAAGCTGAGAAAAGTCACAAGACGCAG AACGgccagatggagagagaggaaatgaaactGCTCTCCCTGCTGTTGGCACCTGTGTCTCGCATACACAGCTACCTGAGCCACATTCAG AACTTGTTGCAGTGGACGGGGAAAGAGCATCCTGACTGCAGCCTCCTGCTGGGAACTGAGCGAGCACTGAGGAGCATTTTGTCCCGCTGTCACGTCACCCTGGAGGAAGACGTCCggtgggaggagggagaagcaTCAGGACAAAG cagcTGCTCTGATGCGGTGGCAGGTGGATCCTCTTCGAACTGTTGCAGGAGGAGCCAACAGACCAGAGACTGTCAGCAGGAGTCCACCGCTGCAGCTCAGAG AGACGACCCGCAGGCTGTCGGCCTCACTAACGGCGTGGACGCCTGCCACTCGATGCGTCTCGAGTGCTGGTCCTGCAGCCCGGTGAGGAGGAAGGACTGTGGAAGAGACCGGACCGCCCCGATCCAGCCGGGCCGAGACTGCGGACACGCCTGCTGCTCCCTCCTCACCCCCGACGCCGCCGCGTGGGGGGAGAACAGCGACTCGGGTCAGGGCACCTTCAGCCAGACCACCGGGAATGCGACCAACGGGCTGGAGCCGCCTCACGACGACCACGAGGACTGCGAGACGGACGCGGACGACACCTCCGCCTTCGACTACTCCTCCGTCACCTCCTGCAGTCCTGACGGCACCCTGCGCAGGGAGATCAGCAACAGCGAGGAGGACAGCGGGGAGGACAGCCAGGTGCCGGTGCTGTTGAAGCCCTCgtacagccagcagcagcagcagcagcagcagtcgaGGGAGGCGCCCAGAGagaggactgtgtgtctgaggtggCAGATCCCCCGGCTGACCCCTCACCCTCCTCTGAGGACCACAGCCGGGCCGTGCGTGGACGGGCCCAAGCCCTGCCTGGTCAGCTCCTACGGGAAGAGGCTGGTCAGCGTCAGGAAGGGGTCGCCGCCTCTACACCCGAAAAGTGCCTTCAGGCCCATCTGGGACGACCCATCCAAACAG GCTGATTCAGCTCCGGAGAAAGACAGCAGACAAGGCTTCATACCGATTCAAGCTACAACGCGGCAAAGCTTTCAGACCTTCAACTCGAACAGAGAAAATCTGAG ACCGGGCCTGCCTCATCAGAGAGGTAACCACGCAGCGGTCATGAGCGGCGGAGGATTGTGGGACGACAGCGAAGACAGCGAGGGACCCTGCAGCACCGTCTGA
- the cdkn3 gene encoding cyclin-dependent kinase inhibitor 3, whose product MRTSEFDSSSEDEEVGEEQLTPFHVSWLPLSIVECSQFLGICALPGCKYKDIRRSLERDVEELQNQGVQEVFVFCTRGELNKYRVPSLLDVYQQRGFTVHHMPFPDGDAPELEQCCQILEELQVSLENNRRTVIHCYGGLGRSGLIAACLLLQLSVTLTANKAIEILREHRGGGAIQTVKQYNFLHEFRERYTAFQESREASTERPVSR is encoded by the exons ATGAGGACAAGCGAGTTTGACTCCTCATCCGAGGACGAGGAAGTTGGAGAGGAGCAGCTGACTCCCTTCCACGTCTCCTG GTTACCTCTGTCCATAGTGGAGTGCTCGCAGTTTCTCGGGATATGTGCACTACCAG GTTGCAAGTACAAAGATATCCGCAGGAGTCTGGAGAGAGATGTTG AAGAGCTTCAGAATCAGGGTGTACAGGAGGTGTTTGTGTTCTGCACCAGAGGAGAACTGAACAAGTACAGAGTTCCCTCCCTGCTGGACGTCTACCAGCAGCGAGGCTTCACAGTTCACCACATGCCCTTTCCAGACGGAGACGCTCCAGAGCTGGAGCAGTGCTGCCAGATCCTcgaggagctgcaggtcagccTCGAGAACAACAGGAGGACTGTGATCCA CTGTTACGGCGGCCTGGGACGCTCTGGATTAA TCGCTGCCTGCCTGCTGCTTCAACTCTCTGTGACTCTGACGGCAAACAAAGCAATCGAAATCCTCCGGGAGcaccgaggaggaggagcgatACAAACGGTGAAG CAATATAACTTCCTCCATGAGTTTCGGGAACGCTACACGGCCttccaggagagcagagaggcgTCCACAGAGCGCCCGGTGTCTCGGTGA
- the LOC115597696 gene encoding rho guanine nucleotide exchange factor 33 isoform X2 yields the protein MKPQEAELVTEISKLQCMVSELKTGFTSALLELSQIQHGDTYLREEMEENRRSCQKKALHLEALVESLREELGVMQCQILQLYSNRQRPLQEGKSSSSKHRDSDPADSSCERRQCECSSAPPACLSRGKLLLHCFLQGLKAGLNEGTDARHQVAMQLLHSEWEYVSTLNQLYDKYRSPPAHLMTAEPYQTYLKFVEQLLQRHLLFRNTLQERLSAEHWKSLVGDILVQLIGQNDTAFSDMYLGYTTTLASFLSLEFRRLNQAEKSHKTQNGQMEREEMKLLSLLLAPVSRIHSYLSHIQNLLQWTGKEHPDCSLLLGTERALRSILSRCHVTLEEDVRWEEGEASGQSCSDAVAGGSSSNCCRRSQQTRDCQQESTAAAQRDDPQAVGLTNGVDACHSMRLECWSCSPVRRKDCGRDRTAPIQPGRDCGHACCSLLTPDAAAWGENSDSGQGTFSQTTGNATNGLEPPHDDHEDCETDADDTSAFDYSSVTSCSPDGTLRREISNSEEDSGEDSQVPVLLKPSYSQQQQQQQQSREAPRERTVCLRWQIPRLTPHPPLRTTAGPCVDGPKPCLVSSYGKRLVSVRKGSPPLHPKSAFRPIWDDPSKQADSAPEKDSRQGFIPIQATTRQSFQTFNSNRENLRPGLPHQRGNHAAVMSGGGLWDDSEDSEGPCSTV from the exons ATGAAGCCTCAGGAGGCCGAGCTCGTCACCGAGATCTCCAAG TTACAATGCATGGTGTCGGAGTTGAAGACGGGCTTCACCAGCGCTCTGCTGGAGCTCAGTCAGATCCAACATGGAGACACGTACCTGcgggaggagatggaggagaaccGGAGGAGCTGCCAGAAGAAAGCGCTTCACCTGGAGGCCCTGGTGGAGTCACTGAGG GAGGAACTTGGCGTGATGCAGTGTCAGATCCTGCAGCTGTACAGCAACAGACAGAGACCGCTGCAGGAGGGGAAGAGCTCCTCATCCAAACACAGAGACAG TGATCCAGCGGACTCGTCCTGTGAGCGGAGACAGTGCGAGTGTTCGTCTGCTCCGCCCGCCTGTCTGTCCAGAGGGAAACTGCTCCTCCACTGTTTCCTGCAGGGCCTCAAGGCAGGACTGAATGAAGGCACAG ATGCGCGACATCAGGTGGCGATGCAGCTTCTCCACTCTGAGTGGGAGTACGTGTCGACTTTAAACCAGCTGTACGACAAATACAGATCGCCACCGGCTCACCTCATGACAGCGGAGCCATA TCAGACGTATCTGAAGTTTgtggagcagctgctgcagagacatcTGCTCTTCAGAAACACCCTGCAGGAGCGACTGTCCGCCGAACACTGGAAGTCTCTGGTCGGAGACATCCTGGTGCAGCTCATCGGACAGAACGAC ACAGCCTTCTCCGACATGTACCTCGGATACACGACCACCCTGGCGTCGTTCCTCTCGCTGGAGTTCAGACGACTAAATCAAGCTGAGAAAAGTCACAAGACGCAG AACGgccagatggagagagaggaaatgaaactGCTCTCCCTGCTGTTGGCACCTGTGTCTCGCATACACAGCTACCTGAGCCACATTCAG AACTTGTTGCAGTGGACGGGGAAAGAGCATCCTGACTGCAGCCTCCTGCTGGGAACTGAGCGAGCACTGAGGAGCATTTTGTCCCGCTGTCACGTCACCCTGGAGGAAGACGTCCggtgggaggagggagaagcaTCAGGACAAAG cTGCTCTGATGCGGTGGCAGGTGGATCCTCTTCGAACTGTTGCAGGAGGAGCCAACAGACCAGAGACTGTCAGCAGGAGTCCACCGCTGCAGCTCAGAG AGACGACCCGCAGGCTGTCGGCCTCACTAACGGCGTGGACGCCTGCCACTCGATGCGTCTCGAGTGCTGGTCCTGCAGCCCGGTGAGGAGGAAGGACTGTGGAAGAGACCGGACCGCCCCGATCCAGCCGGGCCGAGACTGCGGACACGCCTGCTGCTCCCTCCTCACCCCCGACGCCGCCGCGTGGGGGGAGAACAGCGACTCGGGTCAGGGCACCTTCAGCCAGACCACCGGGAATGCGACCAACGGGCTGGAGCCGCCTCACGACGACCACGAGGACTGCGAGACGGACGCGGACGACACCTCCGCCTTCGACTACTCCTCCGTCACCTCCTGCAGTCCTGACGGCACCCTGCGCAGGGAGATCAGCAACAGCGAGGAGGACAGCGGGGAGGACAGCCAGGTGCCGGTGCTGTTGAAGCCCTCgtacagccagcagcagcagcagcagcagcagtcgaGGGAGGCGCCCAGAGagaggactgtgtgtctgaggtggCAGATCCCCCGGCTGACCCCTCACCCTCCTCTGAGGACCACAGCCGGGCCGTGCGTGGACGGGCCCAAGCCCTGCCTGGTCAGCTCCTACGGGAAGAGGCTGGTCAGCGTCAGGAAGGGGTCGCCGCCTCTACACCCGAAAAGTGCCTTCAGGCCCATCTGGGACGACCCATCCAAACAG GCTGATTCAGCTCCGGAGAAAGACAGCAGACAAGGCTTCATACCGATTCAAGCTACAACGCGGCAAAGCTTTCAGACCTTCAACTCGAACAGAGAAAATCTGAG ACCGGGCCTGCCTCATCAGAGAGGTAACCACGCAGCGGTCATGAGCGGCGGAGGATTGTGGGACGACAGCGAAGACAGCGAGGGACCCTGCAGCACCGTCTGA